The Calditerrivibrio sp. sequence GGCCTTTAAGCTTTCCACCAACAATTTCTTATCATTTTTCTTCAAGATGTCCTCCTAAATCCGGCCGCATCTATGACAACCGGTTTCCGCAGGATTTATGCATAAAGCGACCTGCTTCTTTAACCAGAATTCCTTTCTTTACTATAGTTCGGTTAACACCTTTTGCTGATCGACCTTTATACCAGGTCCCATAGTGGTAGATATTGCTATACCACGCACATATTGCCCTTTTGCTGTAGCTGGTTTTGCTTTTATGAGTGTTTCTAAAAGGGCCTTGAAATTCTCTGCTAATTTGTCAACATCAAAGCTTCTCTTACCCAATGGTGCATGAATTATACCAGCTTTGTCCACCCTAAACTCAATCATACCTGATTTGAGATTCTTAACCACCTCTTTAACATTTGTTGTTACTGTTCCCACCTTAGGGTTGGGCATCAAACCCCTTGGTCCTAAAATTTTACCTAATTTACCCACTGCACCCATCATATCCGGTGTAGCCACGACCTTATCAAAATCGAGCCAACCTTCTTGGATCTTTTTAACAAGATCCTCATCGCCTACAAAATCTGCACCTGCTTCCTGAGCCTCTTTTGCCTTTTCTCCTTTTGCAAAGACCAATACTCTTACCTGCTTTCCTGTGCCATGGGGTAGCGTTACCGAACCCCTTACCATTTGATCAGCATGTCTTGGATCAACACCAAGCTTAATAGCCGCATCTACACTTTCATCAAAATTAGCAAAAGCTATCTCTTTTGCCAATTGAAGTGCCTCTTTTAAATCGTAGTACTTCAGCCTATCTACTTTTTCGGCTGCCAATTTATATCTTTTTCCTACCTTAGCCATTGTCACCCACCTCTTATAACTCTACTTCTACGCCCATGCTCTTAGCAGAACCGGCCACTATCTTCATAGCAACTTCAATATCCTTAGTATTGAGATCTGGAAGCTTTATCTCAGCTATCCTCCTCAGCTGCTCTTTGCTGAGTTTACCTATCTTTTTAGTCTTAGGGTTATCAGAGCCACTTTCTATCTTCAACTCTTTTTTAATAAGCTGAGTTACTGGTGGAGTTTTAGTTATAAACGTAAAGGACCTATCCTCATACACAGTTATTATAACAGGTATTATCATATCACCCATGTTTTGGGTAGCTGCGTTAAATGCTTTACAAAACTCCATTATATTAACACCCCTTTGACCCAATGCTGGTCCAACAGGGGGTGATGGGTTTGCTTTGCCTGCAGGAATCTGTAACTTAACCTGCCCCATTACTTTTTTTGCCATATATATCCTCCAATTATCCTACTCTTTTAATTTGTAAAAAATCCAAATCTATAGGCGTCTGCCTACCAAAAATGCTTACAATTACTCTCACCTTCTCCTTTTCAGTGTTCACATCATCCACCACACCGGTAAACCCCTGAAAAGGACCATCTATAACCTCAACAACATCACCCTTTATATATTTCAAGGCTATACGGGGTGCCTCTGACTTAGCAAGATCTATCATAGCCTTTA is a genomic window containing:
- the rplK gene encoding 50S ribosomal protein L11 translates to MAKKVMGQVKLQIPAGKANPSPPVGPALGQRGVNIMEFCKAFNAATQNMGDMIIPVIITVYEDRSFTFITKTPPVTQLIKKELKIESGSDNPKTKKIGKLSKEQLRRIAEIKLPDLNTKDIEVAMKIVAGSAKSMGVEVEL
- the rplA gene encoding 50S ribosomal protein L1, giving the protein MAKVGKRYKLAAEKVDRLKYYDLKEALQLAKEIAFANFDESVDAAIKLGVDPRHADQMVRGSVTLPHGTGKQVRVLVFAKGEKAKEAQEAGADFVGDEDLVKKIQEGWLDFDKVVATPDMMGAVGKLGKILGPRGLMPNPKVGTVTTNVKEVVKNLKSGMIEFRVDKAGIIHAPLGKRSFDVDKLAENFKALLETLIKAKPATAKGQYVRGIAISTTMGPGIKVDQQKVLTEL